The Bos javanicus breed banteng chromosome 18, ARS-OSU_banteng_1.0, whole genome shotgun sequence genome has a segment encoding these proteins:
- the ZNF772 gene encoding zinc finger protein 772 isoform X3, whose protein sequence is MSHGVSPQELGREPWVSDWADTIPALTREAQSAGGPGCWHGMEDDEIRFEQSISVKRVSKGMIPKTIPSSQKAHPCETCGPILRDVLHMAEHQETRPGQKPYLCVACGKQLWFSANFPLHSQHSGEKPHRRDVHGALLVSSCPVQSSETPFTTGEGCEDFPTSSSMFQQHYPLSKWKPQSDTHCAEVFHSGQKHYECSECGKAFSRKDSLVQHQRVHTGERPYKCSECGKTFSRKPILAQHQRIHTGEMPYECGICGKVFNHSSNLIVHQRVHTGARPYKCSECGKAYSHKSTLVQHESIHTGERPYECSECGKYFGHKYRLIKHWSVHTGARPYECIACGKFFSQSSDLIAHQRVHNGEKPYVCSECGKAFSHKHVLMQHLRIHTGERPYKCSECGKAFRQRASLIRHWKVHAGERP, encoded by the exons ATGTCCCATGGGGTTTCCCCACAGGAGCTGGGCAGGGAACCCTGGGTCTCTGACTGGGCTGACACAATTCCAGCCCTGACCAGAGAGGCTCAGAGTGCAGGTGGCCCTG GTTGTTGGCATGGAATGGAGGACGATGAGATCCGTTTTGAGCAGAGCATTTCTGTAAAAAGAGTGTCTAAGGGCATGATTCCTAAGACGATTCCATCTTCCCAGAAGGCTCACCCCTGTGAGACATGTGGCCCGATCTTGAGAGATGTTCTGCACATGGCTGAGCACCAGGAAACACGTCCTGGGCAGAAACCATACTTGTGTGTAGCATGTGGGAAACAGCTGTGGTTCAGTGCAAACTTCCCCCTCCACAGTCAGCACAGTGGAGAGAAACCCCACAGGAGGGACGTGCACGGGGCCCTTCTTGTGAGCAGCTGCCCTGTCCAGTCGTCGGAGACACCTTTTACCACCGGGGAGGGTTGTGAGGACTTCCCAACCAGCTCAAGCATGTTTCAGCAGCATTACCCTCTTAGCAAGTGGAAGCCACAGAGTGACACCCACTGTGCAGAGGTCTTTCACAGTGGACAGAAGCATTATGAGTGCAGcgaatgtgggaaggccttcagCCGCAAAGACTCACTTGTTCAGCACCAGAGAGTCCACACTGGAGAGAGGCCTTACAAGTGCAGCGAATGTGGGAAAACCTTTAGCCGCAAACCCATACTTGCACAGCACCAGAGGATCCACACTGGAGAGATGCCTTATGAGTGTGGCATATGTGGGAAAGTTTTTAATCATAGCTCTAATCTCATTGTACACCAGAGAGTCCACACTGGAGCACGGCCTTACAAGTGCAGCGAATGTGGGAAAGCCTACAGTCACAAATCCACGCTTGTTCAGCACGAGAGTATCCACACTGGAGAAAGACCTTATGAGTGCAGCGAATGTgggaaatactttggccacaaatACAGACTCATTAAGCACTGGAGTGTTCATACCGGGGCACGGCCTTATGAGTGCATTGCATGTGGGAAGTTTTTCAGCCAAAGCTCCGATCTTATTGCCCACCAGAGAGTTCACAATGGTGAGAAGCCGTATGTGTGCAGTGAGTGTGGAAAAGCCTTTAGCCACAAACATGTGCTTATGCAGCACCTTAGAATCCACACTGGAGAAAGGCCGTATAAATGCAGTgagtgtgggaaagccttcaggcaaagggcttccctcatcAGACATTGGAAGGTTCACGCTGGAGAAAGGCCTTAG
- the ZNF772 gene encoding zinc finger protein 772 isoform X1 produces MAAAVLTDPAQGNVTFEDVFVSFSQEEWGLLDEAQRLLYREVMLENFALMASLGCWHGMEDDEIRFEQSISVKRVSKGMIPKTIPSSQKAHPCETCGPILRDVLHMAEHQETRPGQKPYLCVACGKQLWFSANFPLHSQHSGEKPHRRDVHGALLVSSCPVQSSETPFTTGEGCEDFPTSSSMFQQHYPLSKWKPQSDTHCAEVFHSGQKHYECSECGKAFSRKDSLVQHQRVHTGERPYKCSECGKTFSRKPILAQHQRIHTGEMPYECGICGKVFNHSSNLIVHQRVHTGARPYKCSECGKAYSHKSTLVQHESIHTGERPYECSECGKYFGHKYRLIKHWSVHTGARPYECIACGKFFSQSSDLIAHQRVHNGEKPYVCSECGKAFSHKHVLMQHLRIHTGERPYKCSECGKAFRQRASLIRHWKVHAGERP; encoded by the exons ATGGCGGCCGCGGTGCTGACGGACCCGGCGCAG GGGAATGTGACCTTTGAGGACGTGTTCGTGTCCTTCTCCCAGGAGGAGTGGGGGCTCCTTGATGAGGCTCAGAGGCTCCTGTACCGCGAAGTGATGCTGGAGAACTTTGCACTGATGGCCTCACTGG GTTGTTGGCATGGAATGGAGGACGATGAGATCCGTTTTGAGCAGAGCATTTCTGTAAAAAGAGTGTCTAAGGGCATGATTCCTAAGACGATTCCATCTTCCCAGAAGGCTCACCCCTGTGAGACATGTGGCCCGATCTTGAGAGATGTTCTGCACATGGCTGAGCACCAGGAAACACGTCCTGGGCAGAAACCATACTTGTGTGTAGCATGTGGGAAACAGCTGTGGTTCAGTGCAAACTTCCCCCTCCACAGTCAGCACAGTGGAGAGAAACCCCACAGGAGGGACGTGCACGGGGCCCTTCTTGTGAGCAGCTGCCCTGTCCAGTCGTCGGAGACACCTTTTACCACCGGGGAGGGTTGTGAGGACTTCCCAACCAGCTCAAGCATGTTTCAGCAGCATTACCCTCTTAGCAAGTGGAAGCCACAGAGTGACACCCACTGTGCAGAGGTCTTTCACAGTGGACAGAAGCATTATGAGTGCAGcgaatgtgggaaggccttcagCCGCAAAGACTCACTTGTTCAGCACCAGAGAGTCCACACTGGAGAGAGGCCTTACAAGTGCAGCGAATGTGGGAAAACCTTTAGCCGCAAACCCATACTTGCACAGCACCAGAGGATCCACACTGGAGAGATGCCTTATGAGTGTGGCATATGTGGGAAAGTTTTTAATCATAGCTCTAATCTCATTGTACACCAGAGAGTCCACACTGGAGCACGGCCTTACAAGTGCAGCGAATGTGGGAAAGCCTACAGTCACAAATCCACGCTTGTTCAGCACGAGAGTATCCACACTGGAGAAAGACCTTATGAGTGCAGCGAATGTgggaaatactttggccacaaatACAGACTCATTAAGCACTGGAGTGTTCATACCGGGGCACGGCCTTATGAGTGCATTGCATGTGGGAAGTTTTTCAGCCAAAGCTCCGATCTTATTGCCCACCAGAGAGTTCACAATGGTGAGAAGCCGTATGTGTGCAGTGAGTGTGGAAAAGCCTTTAGCCACAAACATGTGCTTATGCAGCACCTTAGAATCCACACTGGAGAAAGGCCGTATAAATGCAGTgagtgtgggaaagccttcaggcaaagggcttccctcatcAGACATTGGAAGGTTCACGCTGGAGAAAGGCCTTAG
- the ZNF772 gene encoding zinc finger protein 772 isoform X2 encodes MALWLQGNVTFEDVFVSFSQEEWGLLDEAQRLLYREVMLENFALMASLGCWHGMEDDEIRFEQSISVKRVSKGMIPKTIPSSQKAHPCETCGPILRDVLHMAEHQETRPGQKPYLCVACGKQLWFSANFPLHSQHSGEKPHRRDVHGALLVSSCPVQSSETPFTTGEGCEDFPTSSSMFQQHYPLSKWKPQSDTHCAEVFHSGQKHYECSECGKAFSRKDSLVQHQRVHTGERPYKCSECGKTFSRKPILAQHQRIHTGEMPYECGICGKVFNHSSNLIVHQRVHTGARPYKCSECGKAYSHKSTLVQHESIHTGERPYECSECGKYFGHKYRLIKHWSVHTGARPYECIACGKFFSQSSDLIAHQRVHNGEKPYVCSECGKAFSHKHVLMQHLRIHTGERPYKCSECGKAFRQRASLIRHWKVHAGERP; translated from the exons ATGGCCTTGTGGCTGCAG GGGAATGTGACCTTTGAGGACGTGTTCGTGTCCTTCTCCCAGGAGGAGTGGGGGCTCCTTGATGAGGCTCAGAGGCTCCTGTACCGCGAAGTGATGCTGGAGAACTTTGCACTGATGGCCTCACTGG GTTGTTGGCATGGAATGGAGGACGATGAGATCCGTTTTGAGCAGAGCATTTCTGTAAAAAGAGTGTCTAAGGGCATGATTCCTAAGACGATTCCATCTTCCCAGAAGGCTCACCCCTGTGAGACATGTGGCCCGATCTTGAGAGATGTTCTGCACATGGCTGAGCACCAGGAAACACGTCCTGGGCAGAAACCATACTTGTGTGTAGCATGTGGGAAACAGCTGTGGTTCAGTGCAAACTTCCCCCTCCACAGTCAGCACAGTGGAGAGAAACCCCACAGGAGGGACGTGCACGGGGCCCTTCTTGTGAGCAGCTGCCCTGTCCAGTCGTCGGAGACACCTTTTACCACCGGGGAGGGTTGTGAGGACTTCCCAACCAGCTCAAGCATGTTTCAGCAGCATTACCCTCTTAGCAAGTGGAAGCCACAGAGTGACACCCACTGTGCAGAGGTCTTTCACAGTGGACAGAAGCATTATGAGTGCAGcgaatgtgggaaggccttcagCCGCAAAGACTCACTTGTTCAGCACCAGAGAGTCCACACTGGAGAGAGGCCTTACAAGTGCAGCGAATGTGGGAAAACCTTTAGCCGCAAACCCATACTTGCACAGCACCAGAGGATCCACACTGGAGAGATGCCTTATGAGTGTGGCATATGTGGGAAAGTTTTTAATCATAGCTCTAATCTCATTGTACACCAGAGAGTCCACACTGGAGCACGGCCTTACAAGTGCAGCGAATGTGGGAAAGCCTACAGTCACAAATCCACGCTTGTTCAGCACGAGAGTATCCACACTGGAGAAAGACCTTATGAGTGCAGCGAATGTgggaaatactttggccacaaatACAGACTCATTAAGCACTGGAGTGTTCATACCGGGGCACGGCCTTATGAGTGCATTGCATGTGGGAAGTTTTTCAGCCAAAGCTCCGATCTTATTGCCCACCAGAGAGTTCACAATGGTGAGAAGCCGTATGTGTGCAGTGAGTGTGGAAAAGCCTTTAGCCACAAACATGTGCTTATGCAGCACCTTAGAATCCACACTGGAGAAAGGCCGTATAAATGCAGTgagtgtgggaaagccttcaggcaaagggcttccctcatcAGACATTGGAAGGTTCACGCTGGAGAAAGGCCTTAG